The following proteins come from a genomic window of Coffea arabica cultivar ET-39 chromosome 11c, Coffea Arabica ET-39 HiFi, whole genome shotgun sequence:
- the LOC140004120 gene encoding uncharacterized protein isoform X2, whose translation MAAVLGNLALILDPARVTSPRYYTLPDRKSHRPQVPILSDVVLNLFKKESFAPEFDGEIRKEKSFAKKEKLKSKSKVNAVDYENSSDDENGNGFADEDGFNWEEEMRRRVKEIEEMRELEKKAEEVQNRVDEEFKEVGGENKEETEEEKRMRVKKELEKVAKEQAERRKMAQLMFDLGQKAYGRGMYGRAIEFLEAALTIIPRPTLFGGEIQIWLAMAYEANNRHADCIALYQQLEKKHPSVSIRRQAAELRYILQAPKLKITQEEMVTIPLIGSTYDS comes from the exons ATGGCTGCAGTGCTCGGCAACTTAGCTCTAATACTGGACCCAGCTCGCGTAACATCTCCACGCTACTATACGTTACCCGACCGAAAATCCCACCGCCCGCAGGTCCCAATTCTCTCCGACGTCGTCTTGAACCTGTTCAAGAAAGAATCTTTTGCCCCAGAATTCGATGGGGAAATCCGAAAAGAGAAATCTTTtgctaaaaaagaaaagttaaagTCTAAGTCAAAGGTGAATGCAGTGGACTACGAGAACTCCAGCGACGACGAAAATGGGAATGGGTTCGCGGATGAGGATGGGTTTAATTGGGAGGAAGAGATGAGGAGGAGAGTGAAGGAAATTGAGGAGATGAGGGAGCTAGAAAAGAAGGCTGAAGAAGTGCAGAATAGAGTGGACGAGGAGTTTAAGGAAGTTGGTGGGGAGAATAAGGAAGAGACTGAGGAAGAGAAACGGATGAGAGTAAAAAAAGAGCTCGAAAAG GTAGCAAAGGAGCAAGCTGAACGGAGAAAAATGGCTCAATTGATGTTTGACTTGGGTCAGAAAGCTTATGGGAGGGGAATGTATGGACGTGCCATTGAGTTTCTTGAAGCTGCCCTCACCATCATTCCCAGGCCAACTTTGTTTGGTGGTGAG ATACAAATATGGCTTGCAATGGCCTATGAAGCTAACAATCGACATGCAGATTGCATAGCACTTTACCAGCAGCTGGAGAAAAAACATCCCAGTGTCAGCATTCGGCGGCAAGCTGCAGAACTGCGTTACATATTGCAAGCACCTAAGCTCAAGATAACCCAGGAAGAGATGGTTACCATACCACTGATAGGTTCTACCTACGATAG TTGA
- the LOC140004120 gene encoding uncharacterized protein isoform X1 — MAAVLGNLALILDPARVTSPRYYTLPDRKSHRPQVPILSDVVLNLFKKESFAPEFDGEIRKEKSFAKKEKLKSKSKVNAVDYENSSDDENGNGFADEDGFNWEEEMRRRVKEIEEMRELEKKAEEVQNRVDEEFKEVGGENKEETEEEKRMRVKKELEKVAKEQAERRKMAQLMFDLGQKAYGRGMYGRAIEFLEAALTIIPRPTLFGGEIQIWLAMAYEANNRHADCIALYQQLEKKHPSVSIRRQAAELRYILQAPKLKITQEEMVTIPLIGSTYDSYAATWTDKYKDKDQKRSFSTTNQLPSGRDYLADFLAWKPPVGLEKNQTFWIALTLWVGLVGAALLLQK; from the exons ATGGCTGCAGTGCTCGGCAACTTAGCTCTAATACTGGACCCAGCTCGCGTAACATCTCCACGCTACTATACGTTACCCGACCGAAAATCCCACCGCCCGCAGGTCCCAATTCTCTCCGACGTCGTCTTGAACCTGTTCAAGAAAGAATCTTTTGCCCCAGAATTCGATGGGGAAATCCGAAAAGAGAAATCTTTtgctaaaaaagaaaagttaaagTCTAAGTCAAAGGTGAATGCAGTGGACTACGAGAACTCCAGCGACGACGAAAATGGGAATGGGTTCGCGGATGAGGATGGGTTTAATTGGGAGGAAGAGATGAGGAGGAGAGTGAAGGAAATTGAGGAGATGAGGGAGCTAGAAAAGAAGGCTGAAGAAGTGCAGAATAGAGTGGACGAGGAGTTTAAGGAAGTTGGTGGGGAGAATAAGGAAGAGACTGAGGAAGAGAAACGGATGAGAGTAAAAAAAGAGCTCGAAAAG GTAGCAAAGGAGCAAGCTGAACGGAGAAAAATGGCTCAATTGATGTTTGACTTGGGTCAGAAAGCTTATGGGAGGGGAATGTATGGACGTGCCATTGAGTTTCTTGAAGCTGCCCTCACCATCATTCCCAGGCCAACTTTGTTTGGTGGTGAG ATACAAATATGGCTTGCAATGGCCTATGAAGCTAACAATCGACATGCAGATTGCATAGCACTTTACCAGCAGCTGGAGAAAAAACATCCCAGTGTCAGCATTCGGCGGCAAGCTGCAGAACTGCGTTACATATTGCAAGCACCTAAGCTCAAGATAACCCAGGAAGAGATGGTTACCATACCACTGATAGGTTCTACCTACGATAG CTATGCGGCAACATGGACTGACAAATACAAGGACAAAGATCAAAAGAGAAGTTTCTCTACTACTAATCAGCTTCCATCAGGTAGAGACTACTTAGCAGACTTCTTGGCATGGAAACCCCCGGTTGGCTTGGAGAAGAACCAAACCTTTTGGATAGCTTTGACATTGTGGGTAGGGCTGGTTGGAGCTGCTCTTTTACTGCAAAAGTAA
- the LOC113719653 gene encoding large ribosomal subunit protein uL15x gives MTTRFKKNRKKRGHVSAGHGRIGKHRKHPGGRGNAGGMHHHRILFDKYHPGYFGKVGMRYFHKLRNKFHCPIVNIDKLWSLVPQEAKDKATKDNVPLIDVTQFGYFKVLGKGVLPENQPVVVKAKLVSKTAEKKIKEAGGAVVLTA, from the coding sequence ATGACGACCCGTTTCAAGAAGAACAGAAAGAAGAGGGGCCACGTCAGCGCCGGCCACGGAAGGATCGGCAAGCACCGCAAGCATCCCGGAGGAAGAGGTAACGCCGGAGGCATGCACCACCACAGGATACTATTCGACAAGTACCATCCGGGTTACTTCGGGAAAGTTGGTATGAGGTACTTCCACAAGCTCCGTAACAAATTCCATTGCCCCATTGTCAACATCGATAAGCTCTGGTCTTTGGTTCCTCAAGAAGCTAAGGACAAAGCTACCAAGGACAACGTCCCTTTGATTGATGTCACCCAGTTCGGATACTTTAAGGTTTTGGGTAAGGGAGTTTTGCCTGAAAATCAACCTGTTGTTGTCAAGGCCAAGCTGGTTTCCAAGACTGCTGAGAAGAAGATTAAGGAAGCTGGTGGGGCTGTTGTTCTCACTGCTTAG